In Gymnogyps californianus isolate 813 chromosome 1, ASM1813914v2, whole genome shotgun sequence, the following are encoded in one genomic region:
- the AP1S2 gene encoding AP-1 complex subunit sigma-2 isoform X2: protein MQFMLLFSRQGKLRLQKWYVPLSDKEKKKITRELVQTVLARKPKMCSFLEWRDLKIVYKRYASLYFCCAIEDQDNELITLEIIHRYVELLDKYFGSVCELDIIFNFEKAYFILDEFLLGGEVQETSKKNVLKAIEQADLLQEPRHEYFNVPVY, encoded by the exons ATGCAGTTTATGTTGCTTTTTAGTCGCCAGGGGAAACTGAGACTCCAGAAGTGGTATGTCCCATTatctgacaaagaaaagaagaaaatcacaaGGGAACTTGTTCAAACAGTATTAGCCCGCAAACCGAAAATGTGCAGCTTCCTGGAATGGAGAGACCTGAAGATTGTCTACAAAAG ATACGCAAGCCTCTATTTCTGCTGTGCTATTGAAGATCAGGACAACGAACTAATAACTCTGGAAATAATTCATCGCTATGTAGAACTTCTTGACAAGTATTTTGGCAGT GTATGTGAACTTGATATCATCTTCAATTTTGAAAAAGCCTATTTCATTCTGGATGAGTTCCTTTTAGGAGGGGAAGTTCAGGAGACTTCCAAGAAAAATGTTCTCAAGGCCATTGAACAGGCAGATCTTTTACAGGAG
- the AP1S2 gene encoding AP-1 complex subunit sigma-2 isoform X1, producing MQFMLLFSRQGKLRLQKWYVPLSDKEKKKITRELVQTVLARKPKMCSFLEWRDLKIVYKRYASLYFCCAIEDQDNELITLEIIHRYVELLDKYFGSVCELDIIFNFEKAYFILDEFLLGGEVQETSKKNVLKAIEQADLLQEEAETPRSVLEEIGLT from the exons ATGCAGTTTATGTTGCTTTTTAGTCGCCAGGGGAAACTGAGACTCCAGAAGTGGTATGTCCCATTatctgacaaagaaaagaagaaaatcacaaGGGAACTTGTTCAAACAGTATTAGCCCGCAAACCGAAAATGTGCAGCTTCCTGGAATGGAGAGACCTGAAGATTGTCTACAAAAG ATACGCAAGCCTCTATTTCTGCTGTGCTATTGAAGATCAGGACAACGAACTAATAACTCTGGAAATAATTCATCGCTATGTAGAACTTCTTGACAAGTATTTTGGCAGT GTATGTGAACTTGATATCATCTTCAATTTTGAAAAAGCCTATTTCATTCTGGATGAGTTCCTTTTAGGAGGGGAAGTTCAGGAGACTTCCAAGAAAAATGTTCTCAAGGCCATTGAACAGGCAGATCTTTTACAGGAG